A region of Esox lucius isolate fEsoLuc1 chromosome 3, fEsoLuc1.pri, whole genome shotgun sequence DNA encodes the following proteins:
- the LOC117594279 gene encoding natural killer cell receptor 2B4-like, which translates to MEPLMYFHIFILQTLLCQAASSMFVEKGQNVHLDVPGYEKYKENITPFISFTWKFNGVKNVVIYNKQGHQAFIPYVRFSEVNLSLLLENVQERDSGSYTAVLGGETERKVAEYRISVQERLEPPVLTVDSVSSILDTCNVTVTCRGQNTTVTSICNNHTCSLVGGGSSGAETSTLSRLSIYVAGGTIICNHSNQVSWANDNKKIESICVSGAEGTKGRYLLIIVVIIMVVLTLILMYFIYLRKQSKSGEGAIVNTDYASVEASVKGGAGGGGQVNQFSGPESPTIYSVVQHVNSPTMQGDPPVQQSMTHKPPESIYASVEKHSSRQ; encoded by the exons ATGGAGCCCCTCatgtattttcacattttcattctACAAACTCTTCTCTGTCAAGCAg caTCCAGCATGTTTGTGGAGAAGGGACAGAATGTCCATCTAGACGTACCAGGATATGAGAAATATAAAGAGAACATTACCCCATTCATTTCATTTACCTGGAAGTTTAATGGAGTAAAAAATGTAGTAATATATAATAAACAAGGGCACCAGGCCTTCATTCCGTATGTTAGGTTTAGTGAGGTGAATCTCTCTCTGCTACTGGAAAACGTACAGGAAAGAGACAGTGGAAGTTATACTGCAGTACTGGGTggtgaaacagaaagaaaagttGCAGAATATCGGATATCAGTTCAAG AGAGACTTGAGCCACCAGTCTTGACAGTGGACTCTGTCTCCTCCATCCTTGACACCTGTAATGTGACTGTGACCTGCAGAGGTCAGAACACCACTGTCACCTCCATCTGTAACAACCACACCTGTTCTCTGGTGGGAGGAGGGAGTAGTGGGGCTGAGACCTCCACTCTCTCCCGGCTCTCTATCTATGTGGCAGGGGGCACCATCATCTGTAACCACAGCAACCAAGTCAGCTGGGCCAACGACAACAAGAAGATAGAATCAATTTGTGTTTCTG GAGCAGAGGGGACAAAAGGCCGATATCTTCTCATAATTGTTGTCATCATCATGGTAGTACTCACACTCATCctgatgtattttatttatctgcGAAAGCAAAGTAAAA GTGGAGAAGGGGCTATTGTAAACACAGATTATGCTTCAGTTGAG GCTTCAGTAAAGGGTGGAGCAGGTGGTGGGGGGCAGGTGAATCAGTTCTCAGGTCCAGAATCTCCTACCATCTACAGTGTGGTGCAACATGTGAACAGCCCCACCATGCAGGGAGACCCGCCTGTACAACAATCTATGACCCACAAGCCCCCTGAGAGTATATATGCTAGTGTAGAGAAACATTCCAGCAGACAATAA
- the LOC117592788 gene encoding uncharacterized protein LOC117592788: MLVCLLTLSGYLFSGRVEPPVLTVDSSTNGTCNVTVTCRGQNTTVTSICNSSTCSQVGGGSSGAETSTVSLLSIYVAGDSIICNHSNQVSWANDNKEIALICLSVHPGPELKWEKYLLITAIPATIILPIIIILIIYFLCRKRNKSGKRDIVNTDYASVGASVNGGAGGGKQVNQFSGPESPTIYSLVQRVDSPTMQGDPPVEQPMTHKPPESIYAMVEKHSSRQ; encoded by the exons ATGCTAGTGTGTTTGTTAACTCTGTCTGGCTACTTGTTTTCAGGGAGAGTTGAGCCACCAGTCTTGACAGTGGACTCCTCTACTAATGGTACATGTAATGTGACTGTGACCTGCAGAGGTCAGAACACCACTGTCACCTCCATCTGTAACAGCAGCACCTGTTCTCAGGTGGGAGGAGGGAGTAGTGGGGCTGAGACCTCCACTGTCTCCCTGCTCTCTATCTATGTGGCAGGGGATAGCATCATCTGTAACCACAGCAACCAAGTCAGCTGGGCCAACGACAACAAGGAGATAGCATTGATTTGTTTATCTG TTCATCCAGGACCAGAATTAAAATGGGAAAAATATCTTCTCATCACTGCAATACCTGCCACCATCATATTACCGATCATAATCATccttataatttattttttatgccgAAAGCGAAATAAAA GTGGAAAAAGGGATATTGTAAATACAGATTATGCTTCAGTGGGG GCTTCAGTAAATGGCGGAGCAGGTGGTGGGAAGCAGGTGAATCAGTTCTCAGGTCCAGAATCTCCTACCATCTACAGTCTGGTGCAACGTGTGGACAGCCCCACCATGCAGGGAGACCCGCCTGTGGAACAACCTATGACCCACAAGCCCCCTGAGAGTATATATGCTATGGTAGAGAAACATTCCAGCAGGCAATAA